The genomic region CCACTTCAACTGTGCCGCCGACTACTACGGCAACGCCCACTACCACTACGGAGGAACCGTTTGATCCTGTGGCGGTGTTGACCGCCAACTACCGCTGGGGCCATAGCGACGAGACTTACCTCTTGCAGCAGTTATTGCAGGTGACCGTTGATGGCTGGTACGGGCCGCAAACCCGGGCCGCGCATCTACGTTTTTTAGAAGTTGAGGGGTTGTCTACGGCCGGGGTGCCGCCGGTGCCTCCTCCCCCGGTGGTGGTGCCCGAGGTTGACCCTGATGCGCCAGAACTCGAACTCGAATGCCAGGAAATGGCGTGTTGGCCGGGCTACACCGGCGACTACCAAGCCGCCGTGGTTGCGGCAGTAACTGGTGTCCCGTCGGTGTTGTTGTCTGGTTTAGTTGGTGTGCAAATTGTTAATGGTTGCTGGCCCGGGGCGGCTCATTTTGATTTGCCGGATGATTGTTCGGTCAACGTGTACGACGAGTGGGGCTGGTATGCCGACGGCTCCCCCGGTAACCCGTGGGCTAATTCTATTTGGATCACCAACTCCACGGCGGCCGGGCCGGGCTTGGCTTATGTGGCTCTCCACGAGGTGGCCCATGCTTATTCAATGCAGGTGCTTGATGTTTGCTACGACCCGCAGGGCACGTCGTATCAGACTCGGCTTTATGCCTTGATGGATGAACCCCAGTTTGCGGGCACCAACCCTGAGGAGCTTTTGGCCGATGTAATAGCCGGCTATTTTGGGCACCCCTATACCAACTATCGAGGCGATGCACAGGTTTCTGAAGCCCAGTCGGTGTTGTTGACCGAGGCTTTCGCTGCTTGTTCTTGAGTTATTGGGCGGTGTAGCCGCCGTCTACCGGGATGATGGCTCCGGTGAGGTAGCTGGCTTCGTCGGAGGCCAAAAAGCGCACCACGCGAGCTATTTCTTCGGGTTGGGCGAGGCGTTTGATGGGGATGGTGGCGTCGGCTAGGGCTTGTAGGTCGGCGGCACTGGGGGTGGTGGTACGGCCCGTGGAAATCATGGGGGTTTCTACTTCGCCGGGGGCCACCGCGTTGATACGAATACCTTGGTCGGCGTGGTCGAGGGCCATGGCCCGGGTTATTTGGTGTACGGCGCCTTTGGTGGCGCAGTAGGCCAGCACTCCAGCGGCGCCGCGGCCGCCCCAGATGGAACCGAAATTGATGATTGAGCCGGCGCCTTGGGCGACCATATGTTTTACCGCGGCGCGTGAGAGGTAGAACACGGCGTCGACGTTGACGGCCATTATTTGGCGCCAGTCGTCGTCGCTGGTGCCGACGGCGGCGGCCCGGTGGATGGTGCCGGCGCAGTTGACCAAAACATCGAGTCGTCCGTGGGTGGCCGCTACCTGGTCGATGGTTTTTTGGCAAAAGTCGGCGTCGCTTACGTCGCCGATGATTGCGGTGGCCCCGGTTTCGTCGGCTACTTGTTGGGCACCTTCGGCGTTGCGGTCAATCAGCGTGACGGTGGCGCCGGCGGCTACGAACTCGCGTACGGTGGCGGCCCCCATGCCGGAGGCTCCTCCGGTGATTACGGCGATGCGGCCGGCTAGTGATTGGCTCATGAGGGTGGCTCGATGGGGTCGAAGTTAACGCCGCCGTAGGTTTGTTCGGTGGGTTGAAGCTCCACCCGGGCCACGTTGACGTACCAGGGAGCATCAAGGGCGTAGGTGATAGAGGCGGCCACGTCGGCGCTGGTGATTTCGGTGATGCCGGTTTCTTTAAGCTGGTGGCGCAGGTTTTCGTCGTCTATGGCCGCGTCGTAAAACTCGGTGGCTACCCGGCCGGGGCATATTTCGGTGACCCGAATACCGGTGCCGACCAGTTCGAGGCGCAGGTTGGTGGACATAAAGTGAATGGCCCCTTTTGAGGCACCGTAAACCGCTGAGGACAACGGGTAGAGGCCGGCTACTGAACCGATGTTGATGATATGGCCGCGGCCGGCGGCCATCATGGCCGGCAAGGCGGCGCGGGTGGCTTGGAGAACCGCGGTGACGTTGGTGTCGATGGTTTGGTCCAGGTCAGCGGGGTCGGCGGTGACCGTGGAGTCGATGGCTCGGCCTACGCCGGCGTTGTTTACTAAAACATCAGCACCAATTTCATCAAAGATCTCGGTCATGGTGGCGGTGTCGCGTACATCGAGTTGGTGGGGGATGCAGCCTGTTTCGGCGGCTAGGTCGTTGAGCCGCTCGAGGCGTCGAGCGAAGGCATGCACGGTAAGTCCGCGTGCCGTGAGGTCACGCACTACGGCGGCCCCGATCCCCGCCGACGCACCGGTTACTAATGCTGTCTGATAATCGCTAATGGTCATGGCTTTACCCTAAACCATCGCTTCCCCACTCGTGACATGGGGTGGGGTGAGTTCAAGTAGTGAGGTTAGGAGCGAACAAATCTGTTTATTGCGGGGCTGGGCCGTAGTCGTTGTCGCCGGTGGTACTGTCGCTGGCCAGAAAAACCAGCAACACGATTCCGCCGATCATTGGCACAAATGAAATCAGCCACCACCAGCCGCTTCGATTGGTGTCGTGTAACCGGCGGACGAACACCGCGAGGCTTGGGATCAACGATGCGAGAATAAAAAGAAAGAGAGGCACACCCAATAGAGG from Acidimicrobiia bacterium harbors:
- a CDS encoding SDR family oxidoreductase yields the protein MSQSLAGRIAVITGGASGMGAATVREFVAAGATVTLIDRNAEGAQQVADETGATAIIGDVSDADFCQKTIDQVAATHGRLDVLVNCAGTIHRAAAVGTSDDDWRQIMAVNVDAVFYLSRAAVKHMVAQGAGSIINFGSIWGGRGAAGVLAYCATKGAVHQITRAMALDHADQGIRINAVAPGEVETPMISTGRTTTPSAADLQALADATIPIKRLAQPEEIARVVRFLASDEASYLTGAIIPVDGGYTAQ
- a CDS encoding SDR family oxidoreductase, whose amino-acid sequence is MTISDYQTALVTGASAGIGAAVVRDLTARGLTVHAFARRLERLNDLAAETGCIPHQLDVRDTATMTEIFDEIGADVLVNNAGVGRAIDSTVTADPADLDQTIDTNVTAVLQATRAALPAMMAAGRGHIINIGSVAGLYPLSSAVYGASKGAIHFMSTNLRLELVGTGIRVTEICPGRVATEFYDAAIDDENLRHQLKETGITEITSADVAASITYALDAPWYVNVARVELQPTEQTYGGVNFDPIEPPS
- a CDS encoding DUF805 domain-containing protein, with the protein product MKWLKGPFSKYAEFSGRASRQEYWMWILSYLVVYLVLAILSAIEPLLGVPLFLFILASLIPSLAVFVRRLHDTNRSGWWWLISFVPMIGGIVLLVFLASDSTTGDNDYGPAPQ